From Aegilops tauschii subsp. strangulata cultivar AL8/78 chromosome 5, Aet v6.0, whole genome shotgun sequence:
tgcaagcattgcaactaatgagttagttgcgggatgatgtattacggaacgagtaaagagacttgccggtaacgagattgaactaggtattgagatatcgacgatcgaatctcgggcaagtaacataccgatgacaaagggaacaacatatgtgttatgcggtctgaccgataaagatcttcacagaatatgtgggagccaatatgagcatccaggttccgctattggttattcaccggagacgtgtctcggtcatgtctacatagttctcgaacccgtagggtccgcacacttaacgtttcggtgacagttatattatgagtttatatgttttgatgtaccgaaggttgttcggagtcccggatgtgatcacggacatgacgaggagtctcgaaatggtcgagacatgaagattgatatattggaagcctatatttggatatcggaagtgttccgggtgaaatcgggattttaccgaagtaccggaggggttaccggaaccccccgggggttaatgggccatagtgggccttagtggagaagaggagaggcggccagggcaagggccacgcgcccctccccctagtccgaataggacaaggagaggggggcggcgccccccctttccttcttctcctccacctctttccccctcttctcctaatccaacaaggaaaagggagggagtcctactcccagtgggagtaggactcctcctggcgcaccccctcctggccggccacacctccccccttgctcctttatatacgggggcaggggcaccctagagacataacaattgatcgtttgatcttttagccgtgtgcggtgcccccctccaccatagtccacctcgataatactgtagcggtgcttaggcgaagccctgcgtcggtagaacatcatcatcgtcaccacgccgtcgtgttgacgaaactctccctcaacactcggctagatcggagttcgagggacgtcatcgggctgaacgtgtgctgaactcggaggtgtcgtacgtttgttacttgatcggtcggatcgtgaagacgtacgactatatcaaccgtgttgtgctaacgcttccgctttcggtctacgagggtacgtggacaacactctcccctctcgttgctatgcatcaccatgatcttgcgtgtgcgtaggaattttttgaaattactacgttccccaacacattcATAGTGGAACATGGTCACTGACGCCTCTACACTTTTATTCACGAAGACTTTATTGGACCTTCAAACATAGAGGACTGTAGGACAACAATAAATTTCTCCTAAGTGGATGGTTTAATGTTCATCAATCATGGGAGACATAGATTGAAAGTAGTCCCTCTGAAACAACCCTGCGAACAAATAAAAGTATTCTCTTGTGTTTCCAACACACCCTATACAATTGCCAGTTGTATAGATGCACTAGGTTGATAAAGATATTAATAATTTGTGTGATAGATTGGTAGTTTGGGTGGTaacaatatttttttatttttggaataaataaggGAGCAAGATAAACAGTAGCAAACATGAGTAACAGTGTCTGGAAATAAGGCTTAGGGCTCATACTTTTACTATGGCCAACTCCCAACATAACTAACATAGTTAAACAACATGATATACCCTTAAAAAATGCAGTAAAGACTCACTCCAAAGTTCCCTCTTTTGTCGGATCAAAATAGGATGAAATCGCGTAGGTGCGCAAATATTCAACCACCTCAAAGCCCTCTATCTAATGTTAATCTATTGAACCACCGCAAATGCCCTCAAAAAATGCAGTAAAGAATCACTCTAGAGTTCCCTCTTTTGTCGGATCAAAGTAGAATGAAATCGCATAGGTGCGCAAATTGTCAACCACCTCAATGTCATCATAGGCAACCCTAGAAATTATATTATGGCAACACGAAATGATCCTTAACGTTCTAACCTATTATCCATAAAGTTACCCCCTGTGTCACTACGGGTCTCGTGAAGTTATATTAGACATGTATCATGTAATCTCAATGATTACCAAAAGATTCAATCCAACGTAAAGAATCCCATCAATGAGCAATATTCAATTCAGCAAAAACATAAATATGAGGGAGATACATCACATGATTCAAATCCATTAATAATGCCCATGATCACAATCACCATAAAAAAATTCTGATCAAGAGAAAGATATATCACATGACTACTAGTACATATTGATGGAGTCCTCGGCCTCTAAGGAagactactcacacatcaccATGAGAAGGGAGAGAGAGTTGACAATGATGACGGAGGCGTCCCCGACAACATTTCGGCGCCACCGGATTTCACTTTAAAATATGTGTATTTTAGTGATGTGCAGATGTGAAACATGAATTCTAATGAAAAAAGGTGAAACTGATTTATCTTACAAAATATGCGAAACAAATTACTTCACTTCAAAAAGAAAGTGAAACGACTCACATCTTACAAAATATAAGAAACCAAATTCTTACAAAATCTATGAAGCAGGTTGTAATAAAAGTGTTTTCACACATTTGGAAAAACTTATTCCACTAATTTTCAATATTTCAATCATTTAATAAAATTTACACCTTTGAAAATActgatttcactaaaaaaaacTTCAGTGTTAAAAAAACATGTTTCGCTTATTTGAAAAGAATAATATCAGTCAAATCAAAAACATATTTCTCTCGTTGGTCTTGTTCTAAGCAGTTCTCCAAACTGAAATAGATTGAATGAAATAAGTTGATTGAAACGTTGAAATTTTAATATGTTTGAATCCAAGATTGATCTTgctctaaggccctgtttggttcggCTGTGGATTTCTAAAAGCAGTTGTGAAAAATCTGCTGCGGAAAATCTGATGTGAAAAAGATGTAGGTCATTTGGCAAACCAGCTGATATAGCTTTTTCAGATTTTGGCCCGCAGCGGAATCAGATTTTGTAAAGCTCGTCCTGGCTGCTTCCACTTTTGGTTCAGATTTTGGCAGCGGATTTCTGGAATCGGATTCTGCTGGGTTCGTCCTTTGGTTCAGATTCTGCTGCGCGGCAGCGGAATCCGTCGATAAAAgctgaaccaaacagggcctaaaGGTCTTGATGCCAAAAGTTCAATATATAGATTATTTCAAAAATAAATTATAATCTAAAAGATATGGATGATCGAAATTGTTAAAAAAACAGAGTTTGTTTTCTCCATGGCTTCATGTACGTGTGAGATatagaggagagagaggggaccATACATCCGCCAGGTATTTGGTAGGGCCCATTGAGTGATTTGACTCAAACCAGATACGAAAGGTGCACTGTGAATACACGGTTATACAAAGCTTGCGGGTGTCTCCTTGCTCGAATCATAAAGCATGCGGATGACAGGAGATGTACCGCAACGTACCTTTGGCGTTAAAAGAGGTTTGCACCTGGTTAAGTTAATGGAGGTTCGTTGATTTATAAAAAAGCACTAAGTGCATCTCATCGATCCCTTAAAATTTAAGAGTATATGACCTCCTATCCTCTACAGGAGTATATTTGCTCTGGTAAATAAAAGTTGTTTCTAGTCGGTCTCGTAAACTTAACTCCTTACAAAAATTGAACATAATTTCGGTCCAAATTTGATTCAAAATAGTTCATCAAACTTGATTCAAATTTGATTCAGCGACTAGCATAAACTATTTTACATAACACTAAATAAAATCTGCACTAAGATTGGATTAAAACTAAACAAACCGGTTGCTAGCGGTGATCTCAGCCATCATCTTATCCCATCCTCATTGGTATACCTGGCCATGAGATACCCGGCCCAGCCGGCCTGACCCGACTCGGCCCAAAAAAGCCCGACCCGACCCAAACCCGATCTTGCCCGTGGGCTAGGCTTGGGCTTGCCCTTTTGCATTTTAGGGAAGGGGCCCGACTTGAGGCCCGAGGTCCGGCGCGCTTTTTCATTGTCGGACCGGGCTTGGGCTTAAAAACTAGGCCCGACGGTCGGGCTGGGCCAGGCCTGGGCCTAGTTTTTCTGCCTCGGGCTTTGTTAGGCCGAGCCCCAAGCCCGACCTGGCCCGAGGATGGCCAAGTATACTCATCGGTGATGGGGCCGCCACCGCCCTCGTCCGCTCTGTCACCACCGCCCTGGCCCGCTCCGTCGCCGCCACTATCTCTGTCGTCGTCGTCACAGGAGGAAAGGTTAATGATCGCCGCTTCCCCCAACTTGTAGAGCTCGTTCTACTGGCGCTCCTCCTCGACGCGCTCCGGGTACAGGCGGTAGAGCATCGCCATGTACTCCTCATCGGCGCGCTCGGGAGGGGAAGTTCAGCCGCGCGTTTGCGCTGTGGAGGCACATCCACATGATGTCATACGCCCGTGCCACCGAGTGGTAGGAACTTATCCAAATCCGTTGGTGGGTTCCACGGCCGGTGATCTCCCCTACCCACTTCCGCCACGCCGAGGTAGCTCCTCTTCAGCGTCGGCGATTGTGGAGGGTCAAGGAACTGGGAGGAGGATGCACCGTCGTGACCTCGGGCTCGGGACTACACGTGGCGGCATAGATCGACGCTTCTGATTAGTGGAGGGGACCTACGCGTTGGATCCGGTCATTTGGGTGGCGGGGCATCCCCGAAGAGGATGCGGAGGCGCGCCAGCGGGGATGTGCGGTGCCGGAATGGATAAGGTCGAGCATGGAAGTGGGGGAGTTTTTACCGCAACGATGGTGTCGAGTATATTTAAGAGTCGGGCCATGGAGTAAAAAAGATCGGTTATGTGCAATTTAGAGGAGTAAAATCGAATTATACTCCTGTTTGGAGGGATCGGTTAGAGATGCTCCAACGAGCTTATAAAATAGAGCATTGTCGCCACTTAGCGTAAATCACAACGCAGGATTTGATTGAGCAAGTTCTTGTTTTTACCAGGCCTAGACCGGCTCATACACAAAATGTAGTCACGGTCTCACGGGCCACCACACTCGTCCAAATATGCAAAGTCAAGCAAGCACATCAGAGAAAACCAGACAAGGCGCCTTGGCGCTGCCGGCACGGACATGACGATGAGCTGGTCCGACCTGCCGGCCGACCTCGTAGCGGCGGTCGCCGACAGGATCGGCGACCACGCCGATTTCGCCTGCTTCCACTCCGTGTGCCCGTCCTGGCACTCGGCGTCGGCGGCGCACGGCGCCCGCCGCAGCGCTCCCCTGCTCCTCCTGCCTGCCGAAAACCACTTCCGCGTCGACCGCCGCCTCTGGTCGCTCGCGGATGACCGGATCGTGAGGATCCCCGTGCCCGCCGCCAGCGGCTTCTTCCTCTTCGCCTCGCCGGACGGCTGGACGCTCGCCGTGGACCGCTACTTCTCGGTCGGCTTACCCGGGCTGCCGCCCTCGTTCCGCAACGACCCTGTCGTTCGTCGCGACATGGTGTGGGATCGGTCGCCACACGCCGTCATGATCGCCCTGCGGAGCACCAAGATGCCGTGCTTCTGCCGGCCGGGGGACCAGTCGTGGAGCCCGGTGGAGTGCCTGGAGGAGCTCAGCCAGGTCAGCAGCATCACCTACTGCGACGGCGCGTTCTATCTCTTCGATGCGGGGACCCGCAAGACGGTCTGCCTGGACAGCGAAACCTTCGCCGTGTCTGCCGTGATCGAGCCGCCGCCGGCGCAGCTGATGCGCGAGCCCACGCTCGCCGTGTCGTCCGCCGAGCTCATCATGATCGGCCGGACGCATGTCTTGCCCCCGGGAGGATTCGACGGCCCGGTGAAGCTCCGCAGGGCGAGGGCCTTCCGTTGGGACCGCAGGAACCCCACGAGCTGGGCGGCGGTCGAAGACATCGGCAACCGCGCCGTGTTCGTGGACAGCTTCCGGGGGTTCTACGTCGAGGCCAACGGATTCAACGGGGTGCGGCGGAACTGTGTGTATGTCGCGAGCTCGCACCCGTCCGCGAAACGCGACGGGAGGTGCGCCGTCTCCGTGCTGGACCTCGCTGGCCTCGCCATCGAGCATCTCTCGGTCGGGAACCTAAGCAGCTGCCGGTCCAGTAGATTCTGGCAACGGCCTTCGTGGTGCATGCCAAATCTCTGCTGATCCAAGTCCAACTACGCGCGTTGAGGTGTACTGTGTGAGATCTTAATTTGGATTCGGGAAACTCCCTTCTCTCCCGCGAGCGCGTTGCCCCGCGGGCGGCCGGCCGCCCAACCTTCTCCCCCGTGCACCTCCCCCTTCCCCTTCCTCCCTGCCGCCGTCACTGGCGCCCGCTGCGGGCCTCGCCCGGgaggcgctggcggcggcggccccCTAGCCTTTCCCCTCTCAGATGTCCACCCGTGCGGGACGGGGAGACCCCGGGCGGTGTCTCTAGGCGGCGGCGGTCCAGCGCGGCGGCGGGGGTTCCTGGCGCAAGCGGGGGCGGGCTTCTGGACGGCGGCGTCGCCGTTGgcgacggggcgacgcagcggcgcgGTCTGGCGGTGCCCgctcggcccagatctgggcccttcgggccccatctgggcctaggcgggccggcggcggggtgggTCTGCTTCGTGACTTCCGGGAGGCGGGGGAGAGGGGATGAGTGGCAGGGTGCTGGCGGCGCCATCGCCGGTTTGCTGCAGCATGGCGGCGGGGCTTAGCGGGCCCTTTTCAGGCCTGGCCGGGCCAGAGGTGGCCTGGCATGCCCTGCGACCGCGTCCGGACGGCTACCGCGACGGTGCCGGAGGTTCTTGCCTCCCGCACGACGGCTGTGGAGGTGGTTCCCTCCCGTTCGGCTTCGGTGTTGCTTCTCCCTCCGCGGGCGCTTCTCTTCGGTCCTCTTGGCCTCGTGTTGGTGTTTGCAGTGAGGCGGCATGGGTGGCGACGCAACCGCGATGGCGCATGGTGATGGGCGGCGGTCTGGCTGGTTGGCTCCGGTCCGTTGGGCGGTGGGGTTGGagtgcgggagaaatccttgccGGTTCTTCGGCTCCAATGCGGTGACACTTGCGGGTGCCACCATGCCTTCCTAGAGGGTGTCGGTGATATCCATCCCCCACCACCCCCCGCgtgccgggggaaaccctaggacatGTCCGGGCAGCAGCGTCGTCGGCGCCACATTCTTTCTTGGAGGTGCGGGTTGGTACGCGGCGGTTCGGAGCCTCGGGTTGTGGTGGTTTGTTTCTGGAGGGCGTAGCGGTGGCGGGTCATCCGCGCTTTGTCGAGTTGCCGTTGTTGGCATttgcttctttttctttttcttttgggcTTGATGTGCTGTTCGTCCCAACGATCCTTGTATCGGTGTTGGTTGCTTTGGAATACAAAGCGGAGGAAACCCTTTTTCGGTAATTTGGATTCGTACTAGGGTAATATGAGCTCTTAATCTGAAGAACAGTCCAAGATTAAGCCAAGATTGTGCTTTACGCTAGTCAGTTTGCCTAGCtttattttttttaaacgaaggcaaaagctttgcttttTATTAATTAAGAAGAAGATAGTTGATCAGTTAATTATGAAAAATCAGGTAAAAACCGATATAAGCAGGGCGAAGCCCTCTCCAAATCATGATGCAGCTGGAGCCACATCCACACTAGCCTACAACATGGCAAACACAATAGAAGATACCCAGCACCACACACCTCAAGTGGACTACTCGCAAAATAAGAAACAACAGAGCGAGTCATCCTTACGACTAACTTCTTGCAGGGGTTGTCACAATTTCCAGGGAGGCATCCATCACTTGCTTGATATTCTAGATCTTTACTCTGATTGACAAGACGATTCAAACCTTGGGCGATTGAATGAACAACAAGGAGACCTTTGATCAGCTCGCCCTGTTGCCAAAGTGCAACATTTTTCAACAGCCCGCGCGTTATCAGAGCTAGATGTAGCAAGGTTGAAGTCATCAACCTTGACATTGGAGACCATCTTGTGGTGACATGAGGGCGAATGTCGGCATAACACCGGGCACGACCGCACGAGCACGCCCCACACCCTTCCATCAACCACCAGAGTGCGGATTCGGTTGAGGACGAACTGAAGTTGGGCATGTCGGATCCTCTTGATGGTGATAGGCATCACCAGATATTTCATGGAGAAACCAACCCTACCTAGCATCACAGAAGCTTCAAAGTACATCGTCGAGTCTGATGTCGTCGAACCTAATTGGCGAGGCAGTGGACTTCTACAAGTTGGCATGTAGGCCTGAAGCACCCCTAAAGGCTGCGAGGATGTTGAGGGTCATGTCAATCTCCTCGCACACCGGGTTGGTGAAAATGACGGTGTCATCTACATAGAGGCTCACCCGTAATATGACGTCGCGATTGACGGTGTCGGCAGCAGGCCCTTGGCTGTTGCCACCTGAATAATGTGATGCAGCAGATCAATCGCGATGATGAAGAGATGGTGAGAGGGGGTGCTGCTGGATCACCGGGGCGGGCGACCCCCTCTCTTTCTTTTGGCACCCCATTGCTTTAGTATTGCAGGCGTTTGATATTTTTTCCATAAAAATACATAAGGTCGTGAAAAGGACCGGTGGCCCATTTTGCATCCCTCCCAAAATCTGAAGTCAGACGAGCATAGAGCCATAGACACGGTGTACTGTGATGTCTAAACCACTCTCCTCCTTGGACGTTCGATAAATCCATACCTAGAAGACGCCTTGGCACTGCCGGCACGGACATGACGATGAGCTGGTCCGACCTGCCGGCCGACCTCGTAGCGGCGATCGTCGACAGGATCAGCGGGCACGCCGACCTGGCGCGCTTCCGCTCCGTGTGCCCGTCGGCGGTGCACGCCGCCCGCCACCGCGTGCCGCTGCTCCTGCTGCCTTCCGAAATGACTTCCCGATAGGAGACCCGTGTCGACCGCCGCGTGTGGTCACTCGCCGACGACACCATCGCGAGCATCCCGGCGCCGGCCGCTCGCGGGAACAACTTCCACTTCGCTTCACCGCGGGGCTGGACGCTGGCCGTGACCAGCGACTTCTCGGCCACGCTACTGCACCCCTTCACCGGCGCCTCGGCCAGCCTACCCACGCTGCCACCCTCGCTCTGCTTCGAATTCATCGTCCGCGACATGGCGTGGGATCGGTCGCCGCACGGCGTCATGATCGGGGTCGAGCGGTCGGCGCCGACGACCAGGGAGTACCTGTGCGCCTTCTTCTGCCGGCCGGGCGACAGGTCGTGGAGCCCGGTGGAGTGCTCGGAGCTGGACCAGGTCAGCAGCATCACCTACTGCGACTGCGACGGCGTGTTCTACCTCTTCGATGGGGAGACCCGCAAGACGGTCGGCCCGTACAGCGAGACCTTCGCCGTGGCCTCCGTGATCCAGCCGCCGGAGATGCTCGTGCCGGAGCACCTGCGCAGGGGAGCCCCGTGGGACCGGCGCAAAGTCGAGTCCACGCTCATCGTGTCCTCCTCCGATTTCCTCGTGATCGTCAGGACGCACCTCCTGCACCCGGGCGAAACGGTCGGCTCGAGGGAGCTCTTCAAGGCCTTCCGCTGGGACCGCCGCCGCGGGAACCCCACGGGGTGGGCCGAGGTCGACGACATCGACGACCGCGCCGTGTTCGTGAACGGCTTCCGCGGCTTCTGCGTCGAGGCCAACAGGGTCAACGGGGTACGGAGGAACTGCATGTACGCGGCGAGCTCGTACCAGGACGGGAGTTACACCAAGGGAAGGTACGCCGTCTCCGTGCTCGACCTCGCCGGCCTCACCACCGACCGCCTCTCCCTCGGTAACTTGGGCAACTGCCGGTGCCGTCCATTCTGGCATTGGCCTTCCTGGTGCATGCCGAATCTGCACTGATCCAAATCCAACACGCACGCGTATTGAGGTTGCAGAAAATGGAAGCTGTTGGTTCGGACCCGTATTTGGATGATAGAAATGATCGAATATTAATTGGTACTACTACATGTTCATGTTTGCTAGTATCCGAGGAACCCAATATTAAGCTAAGATTGTGCCTTGCAGGAATGCAAATAAGCGTTATGTGGGCCATGACATGAAAGAACAAGTAACATTAAGGATGTCAAAAAAACGTCCTACAAGGTTTTGATTGTCATTAGATAAGGACGTCGATAACTGTCACACGTGTGGCATCTAGGGAGTATCTGCCGTACGCCACGTGTGGCATCGACACAGGCCCGGCCGCACCCCGCCACAGCCCGCACGTTCGGTGTGCGGCGCGATCGCCCGCATGAGCACGTCCGGGCGAGCGACCACGCGGCCCGCACGACCCGTCTCGGCCGTCGCCCCTCCCCGTCTCCGAGCCACACGCCCCGCGTGGCAGTAACCACGCGTCCCGCCGCGATTGCTATGGTCCGGACCCTCTTCCATGTACGtgtaactgcagttgccatgtcgctgaactgcagttgccatgtcggacaactgcagttgccatgtcactgaactacagttgccatgtcggacaactacagttgccatggttgctcaactgcagttgccatctcaggtcaagtgtcggatgccatttttgggcaactgcagttgttgccatgtatggtctggtctactacagttgccatgatttgaaaactttaggagttgccacctactaacactagacagttgccatgtagcactacaaaacatggcaaaaaacatgtccgggtaaaagagagttgccatctacttacaagcacactagggcagttgccatgtactctacaaaaacacatggcaactgatagcttttggtgtgtgggagaggagacgggCATGTGGACTACGGTGGTATCTTTAgaagttgccacctactaacactagacagttgccatgtagcgcTACAAAAATAGACGTGGCAACAATAACATGTTCGGGGTAAAAGAGAGTTGCCATATGCTTACAATCACGAATAGGGCGGTTGCCATGTAACCTGCAAAAAACATGGCAAATGACAACTTGGGTGTGGGAGAGTGGGAAAATGGGCAGTCGTGGGAGATGGGGGACAGAAGTCGTGCGAGGCGTGCGGGCGCGACGGCAGTTCCACCGCACGCCCCGAGTCGCAACCGCTGACCTCGGAGGGAAAACAGCGTGCGGGCGAACACCCTCATACGCCACACACGCGagttgtcctacgtggcacacaaaatCAGCCCTCTCgtgccaagattcgtgcaaaaGGCACTGGGTGACGATCGAGGCGTGTGGGCGAGttggctaacgcccacacgtgtgggcgttagtgttttcGTTAGATAAAAGGGACAATTACATTCGAGCTCCTAGTTGTGTCACACTCGTCTGATTTACCTTTAAATTCTAAAATCCCTCGTTTGTGTCCAAGCTCTTTCCCTCCTCTTATgtttttgccctttgaccgtttgaccgtcactTTGAAAACTTGATAATGAATTTATACCAACTTAGAAAATGCAA
This genomic window contains:
- the LOC109786107 gene encoding putative F-box protein At5g66830; protein product: MTMSWSDLPADLVAAVADRIGDHADFACFHSVCPSWHSASAAHGARRSAPLLLLPAENHFRVDRRLWSLADDRIVRIPVPAASGFFLFASPDGWTLAVDRYFSVGLPGLPPSFRNDPVVRRDMVWDRSPHAVMIALRSTKMPCFCRPGDQSWSPVECLEELSQVSSITYCDGAFYLFDAGTRKTVCLDSETFAVSAVIEPPPAQLMREPTLAVSSAELIMIGRTHVLPPGGFDGPVKLRRARAFRWDRRNPTSWAAVEDIGNRAVFVDSFRGFYVEANGFNGVRRNCVYVASSHPSAKRDGRCAVSVLDLAGLAIEHLSVGNLSSCRSSRFWQRPSWCMPNLC
- the LOC109786109 gene encoding uncharacterized protein; this translates as MAWDRSPHGVMIGVERSAPTTREYLCAFFCRPGDRSWSPVECSELDQVSSITYCDCDGVFYLFDGETRKTVGPYSETFAVASVIQPPEMLVPEHLRRGAPWDRRKVESTLIVSSSDFLVIVRTHLLHPGETVGSRELFKAFRWDRRRGNPTGWAEVDDIDDRAVFVNGFRGFCVEANRVNGVRRNCMYAASSYQDGSYTKGRYAVSVLDLAGLTTDRLSLGNLGNCRCRPFWHWPSWCMPNLH